In the Ictalurus punctatus breed USDA103 chromosome 7, Coco_2.0, whole genome shotgun sequence genome, one interval contains:
- the rwdd gene encoding RWD domain-containing protein 4 — MTANEEQEMELEALRSIYEGDECFKELSPVSFQFRIGDLNETKSFLLDVSWPETYPETAPQLSLDAFFNNRISPETKQLIISKMHEQVEANLGSAMMYTLFEWAKENQEMLMENHQPVVSAVTLTSTSDVNSPVSSGKKKEKKEQLTKAQKRKMIGRTDNKGELPRGWNWVDVIKVI, encoded by the exons ATGGAGTTGGAAGCCCTGCGTTCGATATACGAAGGGGACGAATGCTTCAAAGAGCTGAGTCCTGTCTCCTTCCAGTTCAGG atAGGAGACCTTAACGAGACAAAATCATTCCTGCTGGATGTCTCATGGCCAGAGACGTATCCTGAAACTGCACCTCAGTTATCCTTAGATGCCTTTTTCAACAACCGAAT CTCTCCAGAGACCAAGCAGTTAATTATCTCCAAGATGCATGAGCAGGTAGAGGCGAACCTGGGAAGTGCTATGATGTACACTCTGTTTGAGTGGGCCAAAGAGAACCAGGAGATGCTGATGGAGAATCACCAGCCTGTAGTGTCTGCTGTG ACCCTGACTTCTACCAGCGATGTGAACAGTCCAGTCTCCTCTGGtaagaaaaaggagaagaaagaacAGCTCACAAAGGCACAGAAAAGGAAAATGATAGGAAGAACTG ATAACAAAGGTGAATTGCCCAGAGGTTGGAACTGGGTTGACGTTATCAAGGTAATTTGA